The following DNA comes from Pelotomaculum isophthalicicum JI.
CCTGGAGTGGATTCATGGTAAAAACACTCCCAATCGGTACAAGGGCGAGGTCGATATTGTATATTTCGCCAAAAAGCCTCATACTATCGAAAATACCGGTGTCTCCGGTGTGGTATATGGTTTTACCGTCTTCCAGTATAATGATGTATCCCGCAGGGCTTCCGGCAGTGCAGGAGTGAAAGGCCTGGGTCATGATTACTTTGATTCCCGCTATTTCCGCTTGGGCGCCGATATTCATTCCCATGCCATAATGTATAATGTTATCGGAGCTAACTCCGGCTTTCCGGAGTGTTTCCACTAATTCGGGCTGTATTATCAATGTGGCGCCGGTAGCCTTTACCAAATCCGGCACATCGGTCCCAAGATGATCAAAATGATCGTGGGTGATTAATACAAGATTGGCCTGCTTGATATCCTCTTTCTTAATTGGACAGCTTGGGTTTCCAGTAATATAGGGGTCAATTAAGATAACGACTCCTTTTTCCGTGGTGATATGAAAGGCGCTGTGTCCCAGCCACCTTACGCTGTGGGCCATTTTTTTCCTCCTTTTAAGAATGAATATTTATGCCTATGAAGCATTATAACAGCCAGCGCATTCATTCAGCTTGAAGTGTCATACTCCCGATGAATGCTAACGTCTGTTGCAAAACCATAATGGCACAAAATTTATCATTTACTGGTTTAATAATTGATGAAATCAGCCGTTTATCGAAGCGAGGCAAAGACCCTTTATCTGGAGTGGCAGACTGTGCTAGCCTGGCTGGCATAGGGATACGGTTTAGGCAGGCCGATCCGCTATCCCTTAGAAATACAACCTGCAGAGGGCTCCAGGTCAAGGGCGGCACATTTAGGCTCCAACATTGGCTAATTATTTTGTGAAACTACATGATACTAAAAGCATATTAATAGTAGGTCTCCAATTTTGAGCTCTTTGTCAACAGGTCCTCTATTTTACAGACTCACCACCCACCTGCTTCAATTCCTGTTCCAGTTGGCAAAACCGGTGGTAATGAACCTTTTACTGTAACATCTTTACCTGGTATGTTTTCACTAGTAAAAGATTTTCCACGTCCATTATCAATACCAAAAACTAGTTTGTAGGTATAAGTGTCCTGATACTGGGGTTTAAGATATTGGCCGTAATATGCCTCAGATCCTTTTTTTGCATTTATCCAATCTTTTATCGGCTTAATATCTCCGTAAATGTCTTCCAGCATATCAGTTATATCGTTCTGCGTATATATGATATTCCAGAATCTTTCCATTTGTTTCGCATCAAGGGGTTTTAATTTTCCAAGTGCTTTTCCATAGCTTGACGCTCCTGATGTGAAGTCTCCGGTAAATTGTCCAATAAGAGAATTAAACCAATCTGCCCAACCGTATTCTTCAAAAGCTCCACTTAGCTCCCCTTCACATAATATGGAAGCGGTTGCATAGGATGCCTTCATGTTTATATTGATGTATTTTTGAGCTTTCACATAATCTGAAATGCAACGATGTAGTTTAGGCTTAGAGTTGATTTGTTGGTTCATTTCAATCAGCTCCGGGAATATAGCCTTTTCTTCTTTGATTACGCTACAAAAAATAGCAGTTATCAAATCCTTCGGGAGGTTTAGCGCAGCCTCTTTCG
Coding sequences within:
- a CDS encoding metal-dependent hydrolase: MAHSVRWLGHSAFHITTEKGVVILIDPYITGNPSCPIKKEDIKQANLVLITHDHFDHLGTDVPDLVKATGATLIIQPELVETLRKAGVSSDNIIHYGMGMNIGAQAEIAGIKVIMTQAFHSCTAGSPAGYIIILEDGKTIYHTGDTGIFDSMRLFGEIYNIDLALVPIGSVFTMNPLQAAISLSLIKPKVTIPIHYQTFPVLTQDAGEFIDLSSKKAPEVKVEAIKPGQEVQI